One segment of Rosa chinensis cultivar Old Blush chromosome 6, RchiOBHm-V2, whole genome shotgun sequence DNA contains the following:
- the LOC112170048 gene encoding zinc finger SWIM domain-containing protein 7, giving the protein MSASSLVAEAVWKAIESAGSVTDEQLSMLHFLFGKNLERATRIVDQRGVKRIFGEPSGRSIFQVVGESRRKEEYFCFAEHYCACYSFFYDIVNRGEQLCCKHQLAARLAAALGACIEDKVSDEQLALLLSKL; this is encoded by the exons ATGAGTGCAAGTAGCTTGGTTGCAGAGGCAGTCTGGAAGGCCATTGAATCAGCTGGTTCAG TGACCGATGAACAGCTTTCCAT GTTGCATTTCTTGTTTGGTAAGAACTTGGAGCGAGCGACTAGGATAGTCGATCAAAGAGGTGTCAAGAGGATTTTCGGTGAGCCCAGTGGACGTTCTATATTTCAG GTTGTAGGAGAATCCCGAAGGAAGGAGGAGTACTTTTGTTTTGCTGAACACTATTGCGCTTGTTATTCATTCTTCTATGACATTGTAAACAGAGGAGAGCAGCTTTGT TGTAAGCATCAGTTGGCTGCAAGACTTGCTGCAGCATTGGGAGCATGCATTGAAGATAAGGTATCTGATGAGCAGTTAGCTCTACTGCTTTCCAAGCTATGA